GCCGGGCTGGTCAGCTGGTCCAATCCCGACAAGACGTTCGGCGTGCTGCTCTCGGCCGCGTTCAGCAAGCGCAATCCGATCAGTGAGAGCTTCAACACCACGCGCTGGCAGGCGGGCGATCCGACCAAGGGCTATGGCGCGGTCAACAGCAACAATTTCGGCGGCTGCATTCCCTGCACCACCGATGCCCAGCGCAATGCCGTGCTGGGCGCCTTCTATCCCCGCATCCCGCGCTACACGTTCGGGTCGGTCAATCTGCAGCGGCTGGGTCTGACGGGATCGGTGCAATGGTCGCCATCCGACAAGACCGAAGTGGCGGTGGACGTGCTGTTTGGCCGCTACAAGTCGACCGCCGAAAGCCCCAATATCGAGGCGATCGGCTTCAGCCGCTCGGCCGGTGGCGTGCGCGATACGATCGTGGATGCCTATGAGATCGATCCGTCCAAGAATACGATCTCCTACGGCGTGTTCGACAATGTCGACGTGCGCGTGGAGAATGGGCTGGAGAAGACCAAGAGCACCTTCCAGCAGGTGTCGCTCAACGCCCGGCATGAATTCACCGATCGCCTGCGCGGCACGATCAAGCTGGGGGAATCGGAATCGCGGGCGCGCACGCCCCTGTCGGTCGCCTACAAGTTCGATGCGCTCGACAAGGACGGTTATACCTACGATTTCCGCCAGAATGATCGCCTGCCGCTGATCTCCTACGGCTTCGACGTGACCGACGGGCGCAATTTCACGCTGACCGAATGGAGCAAGAGCAGGAGCGGCACCAACTTCCGCCTCCGCAACGCCAGTGGCGGGCTGGAATATGATCTGCTCGACGGGCTCACGCTGAAATCGGGTGGCGCCTATCACACCTACGGCTTCGATACGTTCGGCTATCAGGCGGCGGTCACGGTGCTGAGCGGCGCGGATCGCGCGACGGACGTGACCAACCTCGGCAAGATCGTGAGCCTCGACGGCAAGCTGGGGATCCCGAGCGGGAGCGACCTTTCCTATATCGCGCCCGATATCGACAAGATCAGCAACTTCATCAGCCTGTACGACAATCCGCTGGTGCCCGCGTATAACGGCACGCGGCGCGTGCAGGAGAAGGATGCGGGCGGCTATCTGCAGGCCGATTTCTCGACCGAATTGTTCGGTGTGAAGACGCGCGGCAATGTCGGCGTGCGCTATGCGCGTACGGCCGTGGATTCCACCGGCTTCCTCGCGATCGGCGCCGCCAACAGCAATGTGACGGTGACCAACGATTATCAGGACTGGCTGCCGTCCTTCAATCTCGCGATCGAGCCGCTGCACAAGGTGACGGTGCGCCTCGGCGCGGCGAAGGTGATGTCGCGCCCGTCGCTGGGCGATCTCACGCCGGGCGGCTCGCTCTCCACGACGACGCAGCGCGTGACCTATGGCAATCCGCTGCTCAAGCCGTTCCGCGCGACCAATTATGACGCGTCGATCGAATGGTATTTCGCGCCCGAGGCGCTGATCGCGGTCGCGGGCTTCATCAAGGATATCCAGTCCTTCACCTCGCAATCCACCGAGACGGTGCCGTGGCGCAGCCTCGGCCTGCCGGACAGCCTGCTCGTCGGCACGCCTTCGTCACCCGACATGGATTTCGACGTGACGCGTACGATCAACGGGCAGGGCGGCACGCTGAAGGGCATCGAGATCCAGTATCAGCAGCCTTTCACCTTCCTGCCGGGCGTGTTGCGGAACTTCGGCTTCATCGGCAACGCCACCTTCGTGAAGTCGCGCGTCAATTATGGCGCGGCCGGCACCAACCGGCTCACCGGCCAATCGAACCGCACGTTCAACGCGACGCTCTATTACGAGACGAAGAAGATCAGCACGCGCGTCTCGGCGGCCTATCGCGGCCAGTATCTGGTGGCCTTCCCCGGCGGCAACGGCAACACGGAGGAGGGCGTGAACGGCACGCTGAACATCGATGCCTCCTTCGCCTACAATCTCACGAAGAACATCACGCTGCAGATCCAGGGCGTGAACCTGACCGACGAATATAATGATCGCTACACCGACGTGACCGATCGCGTGTCCAACTATCGCCATTTCGGCCGCGAGATCCTGTTCGGTGCGCGTGCGACCTTCTGATCCCGTGCCTGCCGGCAAACCCGTTCCGGAGAGACTGATGCCCCACGCCCGCCGCCTGTTCCCGTTGCTCGCTGCCGTGGCGGGCATCGCCGAGATGCCGCTTGCGGCCCATGTGGTGGGCTTCAACGGCCCCGCCCAATCGCTGACGGCGGCGCGGATCGCGACGCTTCCGGCAGGCG
This DNA window, taken from Sphingomonas sp. AP4-R1, encodes the following:
- a CDS encoding TonB-dependent receptor, yielding MILSRSALLGSVAIAAMVMMAVEAKAEVRRFDIPAQPARTGIPLFAHQAGIQILVPESQTDGLMVASVQGDMEVETALRQLLSRTDLQPVTFGKSILLKRPGANGAAVRTNYLQSAPMSAPAPAAPIAEDPAPGQPPEDIVVSGFRSSLDKALNIKESAPGQVDAILAEDMAKFPDLNLAESIQRLPGVTIDRENGEGRTISVRGLGSQFTQTRINGMEAQAALAGNGNRGFDFSMFASELFNSIKVNKTQSAELEEGSLGATVDLQTGRPLGFGAGLHYALSTQGSYNDLAKNTQPRIAGLVSWSNPDKTFGVLLSAAFSKRNPISESFNTTRWQAGDPTKGYGAVNSNNFGGCIPCTTDAQRNAVLGAFYPRIPRYTFGSVNLQRLGLTGSVQWSPSDKTEVAVDVLFGRYKSTAESPNIEAIGFSRSAGGVRDTIVDAYEIDPSKNTISYGVFDNVDVRVENGLEKTKSTFQQVSLNARHEFTDRLRGTIKLGESESRARTPLSVAYKFDALDKDGYTYDFRQNDRLPLISYGFDVTDGRNFTLTEWSKSRSGTNFRLRNASGGLEYDLLDGLTLKSGGAYHTYGFDTFGYQAAVTVLSGADRATDVTNLGKIVSLDGKLGIPSGSDLSYIAPDIDKISNFISLYDNPLVPAYNGTRRVQEKDAGGYLQADFSTELFGVKTRGNVGVRYARTAVDSTGFLAIGAANSNVTVTNDYQDWLPSFNLAIEPLHKVTVRLGAAKVMSRPSLGDLTPGGSLSTTTQRVTYGNPLLKPFRATNYDASIEWYFAPEALIAVAGFIKDIQSFTSQSTETVPWRSLGLPDSLLVGTPSSPDMDFDVTRTINGQGGTLKGIEIQYQQPFTFLPGVLRNFGFIGNATFVKSRVNYGAAGTNRLTGQSNRTFNATLYYETKKISTRVSAAYRGQYLVAFPGGNGNTEEGVNGTLNIDASFAYNLTKNITLQIQGVNLTDEYNDRYTDVTDRVSNYRHFGREILFGARATF